One Sagittula stellata E-37 genomic window carries:
- a CDS encoding GcvT family protein, with the protein MTLPTQARVVIIGGGVIGCSVAYHLARLGWSDIVLLERKQLTSGTTWHAAGLIAQLRATANMTRLAKYSQELYGTLEEETGTATGFRRTGSITVALTRERHEELRRQAAMARAFGVEIDEIGVAEIAAKYPHLNTDGVVGGVYLPKDGQGDPANIALAMARGARMRGAVIAEGTKAVHFTRQGDRVGAVDWRAEDGTSGTIACDHVVNCAGMWGRDVGRMLGSDVPLQACEHFYIVSEPIADLGALPVLRVPDECAYYKEDAGKLMLGAFEPKAKPWAVKGLPADFEFDQLPEDFDHFEPILEQAVHRMPVLAKAGIHTFFNGPESFTPDNAYYMGLCPGTDNVWVAAGFNSIGIQSAGGAGMALAQWMVDGAKPFDLGDVDIARAQGFQTNPAYLSARVSETLGLLYADHFPYRQKATARGIRRSPLHDRLEAHGAVFGELSGWERANWFAGAGQAREYAYSWGRQNWFDNQRVEHMALRDGVGLYDMSSFGKLRVEGRDAAAFLNHVCGGDVDVPAGRIVYTQFLNARGGIEADVTVTRLSETAFLVVTPAATRRADETWLRRHVGDRNAVIADVTAGEAVIAVMGPRARAVLEGCSDGDFSNATNPFGTARQVHVGMGEARVHRVSYVGELGWEVYASADMAVHVFDALMAAGEPEGLRLCGLHAMDSCRAEKAFRHFGHDITCEDHVLEAGLGFAVKTDKPDFIGRDAVLAKREAGLDRRLVQFLLTDPEPLLYHNEPILRDGEIVGHLSSGAYGHALGGAIGLGYVPCTGESADALLSSAFEIDVAGVRVAARASLKPMYDPKGARTRA; encoded by the coding sequence ATGACCCTTCCCACGCAGGCCCGCGTCGTCATCATAGGGGGCGGTGTCATCGGCTGTTCCGTTGCCTACCATCTGGCCAGGCTCGGCTGGTCGGACATCGTCCTGCTGGAGCGCAAGCAGCTCACCTCCGGCACCACTTGGCACGCGGCGGGCCTGATCGCGCAGCTCCGCGCCACGGCCAACATGACGCGGCTCGCGAAGTACAGCCAGGAACTCTATGGCACGCTTGAGGAAGAAACCGGCACCGCGACCGGCTTCCGTCGCACCGGGTCGATCACCGTGGCGCTGACCCGCGAACGACACGAGGAGCTCAGGCGGCAGGCGGCGATGGCCCGCGCCTTCGGTGTCGAGATCGACGAGATCGGCGTGGCAGAGATCGCGGCGAAGTATCCGCATCTCAACACCGACGGCGTTGTCGGTGGAGTCTATCTGCCGAAGGACGGGCAGGGCGATCCGGCCAACATCGCGCTGGCCATGGCCAGGGGCGCCCGGATGCGCGGCGCGGTGATCGCGGAAGGCACGAAGGCGGTGCACTTCACCCGGCAGGGCGACCGTGTCGGCGCCGTCGACTGGCGGGCGGAGGACGGCACGTCGGGCACCATCGCCTGCGATCATGTGGTCAACTGTGCCGGGATGTGGGGGCGCGACGTCGGGCGAATGCTGGGCTCCGACGTGCCGCTTCAGGCCTGCGAGCATTTCTACATCGTCTCGGAACCCATCGCGGACCTGGGCGCGCTGCCGGTCCTGCGGGTGCCGGACGAATGCGCCTACTACAAGGAGGACGCAGGCAAGCTGATGCTCGGCGCTTTTGAGCCGAAGGCCAAGCCCTGGGCGGTCAAGGGCCTGCCCGCCGACTTCGAGTTCGACCAGTTGCCGGAAGACTTCGACCACTTCGAGCCGATCCTCGAACAGGCTGTGCACCGGATGCCCGTGCTGGCGAAGGCGGGCATCCACACCTTCTTCAACGGGCCGGAGAGCTTCACCCCGGACAATGCCTACTACATGGGGCTCTGCCCGGGCACCGATAACGTCTGGGTCGCGGCGGGCTTCAACTCCATCGGTATCCAGTCGGCGGGCGGCGCGGGCATGGCGCTGGCGCAATGGATGGTGGATGGCGCGAAGCCCTTCGATCTGGGCGACGTGGACATCGCCCGCGCGCAGGGGTTCCAAACCAATCCCGCCTACCTCTCGGCTCGGGTGTCCGAGACGCTGGGGCTGCTCTACGCCGATCACTTCCCCTACCGTCAGAAGGCCACCGCGCGTGGCATCAGGCGTTCGCCCCTGCACGACCGGCTGGAGGCGCATGGCGCCGTCTTCGGGGAGCTCTCGGGCTGGGAACGCGCCAACTGGTTCGCCGGAGCGGGGCAGGCGCGGGAATATGCCTATTCGTGGGGGCGGCAGAACTGGTTCGACAATCAGCGGGTCGAACACATGGCGCTGCGCGACGGTGTTGGCCTCTACGACATGTCCTCTTTCGGCAAGCTGCGGGTGGAAGGGCGCGATGCGGCGGCCTTCCTGAACCACGTCTGCGGCGGCGATGTCGATGTGCCTGCGGGGCGGATCGTCTACACGCAGTTCCTGAATGCGCGTGGCGGGATCGAGGCGGATGTGACGGTGACCCGGCTGTCGGAAACCGCCTTCCTCGTGGTCACACCTGCCGCCACCCGGCGCGCGGATGAAACCTGGCTGCGCCGTCACGTTGGGGATCGCAACGCCGTCATTGCCGACGTGACGGCGGGCGAGGCGGTCATAGCGGTCATGGGGCCGCGCGCCCGGGCGGTTCTGGAAGGTTGTTCGGACGGTGATTTCTCCAACGCGACCAACCCCTTCGGCACAGCGCGGCAGGTCCATGTCGGGATGGGCGAGGCGCGGGTGCACCGTGTGTCCTACGTGGGCGAACTGGGGTGGGAGGTTTATGCCTCCGCCGACATGGCCGTGCATGTCTTCGACGCGCTGATGGCGGCCGGAGAGCCCGAAGGCCTTCGGCTGTGCGGCCTGCACGCAATGGATTCCTGCCGGGCGGAAAAGGCATTCCGCCATTTCGGCCACGACATCACCTGCGAGGATCATGTGCTGGAGGCCGGGCTGGGTTTTGCCGTCAAGACCGACAAGCCGGACTTCATCGGGCGCGACGCCGTTCTGGCCAAGCGTGAGGCCGGGCTGGACCGACGCCTCGTGCAATTCCTCCTGACCGACCCGGAACCGCTGCTCTATCACAACGAACCGATCCTCAGGGATGGGGAGATCGTCGGACATCTGTCCTCCGGCGCCTATGGCCATGCCTTGGGGGGCGCGATCGGTTTGGGCTATGTGCCCTGCACCGGTGAAAGCGCCGATGCGCTGCTGTCGTCCGCTTTCGAGATCGACGTGGCGGGTGTCCGGGTGGCGGCGCGCGCCTCGCTGAAGCCGATGTACGATCCGAAGGGCGCGCGGACCCGGGCCTGA
- a CDS encoding homocysteine S-methyltransferase family protein produces the protein MKVTLLDGGMGQELIHRAGDRPTPLWSTQVMIDRPGLVQEIHADYFAAGATVATANSYAVLRDRLIPAGIKDRYEELVEAAMAEATQARDAFGGGKIAGSTAPLGATYRTDKHPDLHEAIPLYAEKARLMAPRADLILIETAASLLTCRAALEGVLQAGRPVWLSISVDDEDGSRLRSGEKVADVLPIARDGAAAVLINCSAPEAMPAALDILARVDLPIGAYANAFTRITKDFLKDQPTVDSLEARRDMGPETYAGHAMSWLDHGATILGGCCETGPAHIAEIASRLRAAGHEIA, from the coding sequence ATGAAAGTCACGCTTCTCGATGGCGGCATGGGGCAGGAACTGATCCACCGCGCAGGCGACCGGCCGACGCCGCTGTGGTCCACGCAGGTGATGATCGACCGGCCCGGCCTCGTGCAGGAGATCCACGCAGACTATTTCGCGGCGGGCGCCACCGTCGCGACGGCCAACAGCTATGCCGTCCTGCGCGACCGGCTCATCCCTGCCGGGATCAAGGACCGATACGAGGAACTGGTCGAGGCCGCCATGGCAGAGGCGACGCAGGCCCGCGATGCCTTCGGGGGCGGCAAGATCGCCGGCAGCACAGCGCCGCTGGGCGCCACCTATCGCACCGACAAGCACCCGGATCTGCACGAAGCCATCCCGCTCTATGCCGAGAAGGCCCGCCTCATGGCGCCCCGCGCCGACCTGATCCTGATCGAAACCGCCGCGTCGCTCCTCACCTGCCGTGCCGCGCTCGAAGGCGTCCTGCAGGCGGGCCGGCCAGTCTGGCTGTCGATCAGCGTCGACGACGAGGACGGCTCGCGCCTGCGCTCCGGCGAAAAGGTCGCCGACGTTCTGCCCATCGCGCGCGACGGAGCTGCGGCTGTGCTGATCAACTGTTCCGCGCCAGAGGCGATGCCGGCCGCGCTCGACATTCTGGCGCGCGTGGACCTGCCCATCGGCGCCTACGCCAATGCGTTCACCCGGATCACGAAGGACTTCCTGAAGGACCAACCCACCGTCGACAGCCTCGAGGCACGCCGCGACATGGGGCCGGAAACCTATGCGGGACATGCCATGTCGTGGCTGGACCACGGGGCCACGATCCTCGGCGGCTGCTGCGAGACCGGCCCGGCCCATATCGCCGAGATCGCCAGCCGCCTGCGCGCCGCCGGGCATGAGATCGCCTGA